The Marinilongibacter aquaticus genome has a window encoding:
- a CDS encoding efflux RND transporter periplasmic adaptor subunit, producing the protein MKNKILVLMGLCTVFGLTRCTTEGAEGEKEAETKFLVTSPIRMDTTFTKEYVCQIHSIRNIEMRALEKGYLQDIYVDEGQFVKKGQMMFQIMPNIYEAELQKATAEARAAEIEVQNTKALADKNVVSPNELAMAEAKLGKAKAELALAKTHLGFTEIKAPFDGIMDRLRVRQGSLVDEGDLLTTFSDNSKMWVYFNVPEAEYLDYKTSVNNGTKLKVKLKMANSKVFDYPGIVETIESEFNNETGNIAFRATFPNPKGLLRHGETGNVVITTPIKGALIIPQKATFEVLDKKYVFVITKDNVVKARPIVIGEEMPHIYVVREGLEEGDKILLEGLRLVKENEKIEFDFLKPESVITNLSLYAE; encoded by the coding sequence ATGAAGAACAAGATTCTTGTGCTCATGGGCTTGTGCACGGTGTTTGGTTTAACCAGATGTACAACCGAAGGAGCTGAAGGAGAAAAGGAAGCTGAAACCAAGTTTTTAGTTACGAGTCCAATTCGAATGGACACCACTTTTACCAAAGAGTATGTATGCCAGATTCACTCGATCCGTAATATTGAGATGAGAGCCTTGGAGAAAGGTTACCTTCAAGATATATACGTAGATGAGGGCCAGTTTGTAAAGAAAGGCCAGATGATGTTCCAAATTATGCCGAACATCTACGAAGCCGAATTGCAAAAGGCCACCGCAGAAGCAAGAGCAGCAGAAATTGAGGTGCAAAATACCAAGGCACTGGCCGATAAGAACGTCGTTTCGCCAAATGAATTGGCCATGGCCGAAGCCAAATTAGGAAAAGCAAAAGCCGAGTTGGCTCTAGCCAAAACCCACTTGGGCTTTACCGAAATAAAAGCTCCGTTTGACGGCATCATGGACCGCCTTCGTGTAAGACAAGGTAGCCTTGTAGACGAAGGCGATTTGTTGACCACTTTTTCCGACAACAGCAAAATGTGGGTGTATTTCAACGTACCCGAAGCCGAATATCTTGATTACAAGACCAGCGTGAACAACGGAACGAAACTGAAGGTGAAACTGAAAATGGCCAACAGCAAGGTTTTCGATTATCCCGGTATCGTAGAAACGATCGAGAGTGAGTTCAACAACGAAACGGGTAACATTGCCTTTAGAGCGACTTTCCCCAACCCGAAAGGTTTGTTGCGTCACGGCGAAACGGGTAACGTAGTGATTACCACACCAATTAAAGGTGCGTTGATTATTCCTCAAAAGGCCACTTTCGAGGTTTTGGACAAAAAATATGTTTTCGTGATCACCAAAGACAATGTGGTAAAAGCAAGACCCATTGTAATTGGCGAAGAAATGCCGCACATCTACGTCGTGCGTGAAGGTTTGGAAGAAGGCGACAAAATTCTACTCGAAGGACTTCGTCTTGTGAAGGAAAACGAGAAAATAGAATTTGATTTCCTTAAGCCTGAGTCAGTGATAACCAATTTGTCATTGTACGCAGAATAA